AAGATACAAGCCATTTGTGATTCCCTTTTTCTCACTAGAAATAGAATTCACAAATGCAGACAAAACAGAATGCACAATGAACATTCCAATACAAATCACAAACACCGCAAAAAAGAGCCACCAAAAGCTTTTGATTAGCATAATCAAAGGTGCGATTCCAAAAACCACAAAGCCAAAAATGATTGCACGCAAATCCCCTCCAAGCAACCTTTTAATGCGCCCGACCAAAAGCGCGGCAACAATGCCAATAATATATCCTAGATACAAAAAACCAATCTGTGCTGGGGTAATGTCTGGGTTTAAGGCTTTGATTTCAAAAGGCATAAAGTTTAGCGCGCCTTGAAAACAAAACAACACCAAAAAAGCCCCCGCATAAAGCACTGCATATCGCTTATCTTTCAGTAGCTCCAAAACAATTTTTGGTGTGATTTTTGCATTTGTCATTTGGGAGCTTTGAGGAATCCTAAAAGAAAGAATCGCAACCACCAAAGTAGTAATTCCAAGTGCAGCAAAAGTGAATTGCCACGAGGAAATAGAAGTAATAAACCCGCCTGCTACGCGCGAAAGTACACCTCCAAAAACCGTGGCAGCAACATAAAGGCTGACATATTTTTGTATATTTTGCATATCAATGCGCATTAAAGTTGTCAAAGTCGCTGTCAAGGCAGCTGGAATCGCGAGAGCTTCTAACAAACGCAAAGCAAGAAAAGTCCTATAATCTTGCGCAAAACAAAGCAAACATTGGAAAACGCCAATCATTCCTAAAGAGACAAACAACACCTTGCGTGTATCAAATTTTTCCAACAAATAACCATAAACAATGGGGGCAAAGGCAAGTGCGAGCAACACAACAGAAGTAAAAAGCGTAACTTGTGTGATAGAGATTCCAAACTCTTCCATAAAAAGAGGTTGCATAGGCTGTGTGATATAAAGGCTAGAAATCGTTACCATAGCACTTAGCAGGACAACCAATACAATATAAGTTTTCAAAATTGATTCCTAAAGTTTTGTAAAATTCTAAAACAAATTTGCTAAAGATTCTTTGATTTTGGGATTTTTTTATTTCATTTTCTTATCAATTAAACTATTTTTATTAAAAGATTTTGAAGTATAATTTTGTGGGGTGTTACCACAGGCTGACACCCTGTGGTAAAATCTATGCCCAAAAGGACATATGATGAGTATCACTAAATTCATCATCGTGGCAATTATACTGCTTTGTATAATTGTTGTCAAGGCTTATTAGCCTCGCCCTGCTTTTGCAGGGTAATGATGAATTGAACCTGTGGATTCTACTTCCACTCAATCAATAAAGATTCTACTGCGTCATTGCGAGAAAATTTGTAAAATTTTCGTGGCAATCTATAATGTTGGACTTTAAAAAAAATAATATAATAAAATCGTAAAAAGAATAAAATAGAAAGTAAAACGAGATTCAAATTACAGATTATTTCAGGCAAAGCCCTTGCAAAGAAAGAAATAAAAAGAAAATAAGAAAGATGATGAGGGAGAACCCTCATCAAAGGAGAAACACTAGAAGCTGTATTTTACTTCTA
This is a stretch of genomic DNA from Helicobacter ganmani. It encodes these proteins:
- a CDS encoding MFS transporter — protein: MKTYIVLVVLLSAMVTISSLYITQPMQPLFMEEFGISITQVTLFTSVVLLALAFAPIVYGYLLEKFDTRKVLFVSLGMIGVFQCLLCFAQDYRTFLALRLLEALAIPAALTATLTTLMRIDMQNIQKYVSLYVAATVFGGVLSRVAGGFITSISSWQFTFAALGITTLVVAILSFRIPQSSQMTNAKITPKIVLELLKDKRYAVLYAGAFLVLFCFQGALNFMPFEIKALNPDITPAQIGFLYLGYIIGIVAALLVGRIKRLLGGDLRAIIFGFVVFGIAPLIMLIKSFWWLFFAVFVICIGMFIVHSVLSAFVNSISSEKKGITNGLYLAFYYTGGTIGTTMPSYLYYHFGWEVLCLFLSGILFASALMFYKISPIFKEAK